The Thiogranum longum genome includes a region encoding these proteins:
- the ettA gene encoding energy-dependent translational throttle protein EttA yields the protein MAQYVYTMNQVGKVVPPKREILRDISLSFFPGAKIGVLGLNGSGKSTLLRIMAGIDTEINGEARPQAGIKVGYLPQEPQLDESKDVRGNVEEALSDITDAQKRLDEVYAAYAEPDADFDALAAEQAKLENILQAGDGHNMERTLEVAADALRLPPWDAGVSKLSGGEKRRVALCKLLLSKPDMLLLDEPTNHLDAESVAWLERFLLEYPGTVVAVTHDRYFLDNVAGWILELDRGHGIPWEGNYSSWLEQKENRLEQEEKSESARQKAMKAELEWVRSNPRGRHAKSKARLARFDELASQEAQKRNETKELYIPPGPRLGELVVEANHIRKGFGDRLLIDDLSFRLPQGGIVGIIGPNGAGKTTLFRMLTGLESVDEGELRIGETVELAYVDQSRDALDDNKTVWEEISDGQDIITIGKYEVNSRAYVSRFNFGGTEQQKHVGKLSGGERNRVHLAKLLRSGGNLLLLDEPTNDLDVETLRALEEALLDFPGCAVVISHDRWFLDRIATHILAFEGDSQVTWFEGNYADYEEDRKRRLGDEASQPHRIRYKRLH from the coding sequence ATGGCCCAGTACGTCTATACAATGAACCAGGTTGGCAAGGTTGTGCCGCCCAAGCGCGAGATTCTGCGTGATATTTCCCTGTCTTTTTTCCCTGGCGCCAAGATCGGCGTGCTGGGCCTGAACGGTTCCGGAAAATCCACATTACTGCGCATCATGGCCGGCATAGACACCGAAATTAATGGTGAAGCTCGCCCACAGGCCGGTATCAAGGTCGGCTACCTGCCACAGGAACCGCAACTCGACGAAAGCAAGGACGTGCGCGGCAACGTTGAAGAAGCGTTATCGGATATCACTGATGCACAAAAACGCCTCGATGAAGTCTATGCCGCCTACGCTGAGCCGGATGCTGATTTCGATGCGCTGGCGGCCGAACAGGCGAAGCTGGAAAATATTCTGCAGGCTGGTGACGGGCATAACATGGAACGCACGCTGGAAGTTGCCGCAGATGCACTGCGCCTCCCGCCATGGGATGCCGGTGTCAGCAAACTGTCCGGTGGTGAAAAACGGCGTGTAGCCCTGTGCAAGCTTCTGCTCTCCAAGCCTGATATGTTGCTGCTCGACGAACCGACCAACCACCTCGACGCCGAAAGTGTGGCCTGGCTGGAACGTTTCCTTCTTGAGTACCCGGGTACCGTGGTGGCCGTAACCCATGATCGTTACTTCCTCGACAACGTTGCTGGCTGGATTCTTGAGCTGGATCGTGGCCACGGCATTCCCTGGGAAGGCAACTATTCTTCGTGGCTGGAACAGAAGGAAAATCGCCTGGAACAGGAAGAAAAATCCGAAAGCGCCCGCCAGAAGGCCATGAAGGCCGAACTGGAATGGGTTCGCAGCAACCCCAGGGGACGCCACGCCAAGAGCAAGGCGCGCCTAGCGCGTTTCGATGAACTGGCCTCACAGGAAGCACAGAAACGTAACGAAACCAAGGAACTCTACATACCACCCGGGCCGAGGCTCGGCGAACTGGTGGTCGAAGCCAACCATATTCGCAAGGGCTTTGGTGACCGGTTATTGATCGATGACCTGAGCTTCCGCCTGCCACAGGGTGGCATCGTAGGCATCATTGGCCCCAATGGCGCGGGCAAGACTACATTGTTCCGCATGTTGACTGGCCTGGAGTCCGTCGACGAGGGTGAGCTGCGCATAGGCGAGACTGTGGAGCTGGCCTATGTCGACCAGAGCCGTGACGCACTGGATGACAACAAGACGGTGTGGGAGGAAATATCAGACGGTCAGGACATCATTACCATAGGCAAGTACGAGGTCAACTCGCGTGCGTATGTATCACGCTTCAACTTTGGCGGCACCGAACAGCAGAAACACGTCGGCAAACTGTCCGGTGGTGAGCGTAACCGCGTACATCTCGCCAAGTTGCTACGTAGCGGCGGCAACCTGCTGCTGCTCGATGAACCTACCAACGACCTTGACGTGGAAACACTTCGCGCACTGGAAGAAGCGTTACTGGACTTTCCTGGCTGTGCCGTGGTTATCTCGCATGATCGCTGGTTTCTCGACCGTATCGCCACTCACATCCTCGCCTTTGAAGGTGACAGCCAGGTGACCTGGTTCGAGGGCAACTATGCCGACTATGAGGAAGACCGGAAACGCAGACTGGGCGATGAAGCCAGCCAGCCGCACCGCATCAGGTACAAGCGACTTCACTAG
- a CDS encoding HAMP domain-containing methyl-accepting chemotaxis protein, which yields MKYEVFSRLSIRSKVWGGFGLLLALTVAVSTVSWRSLFQIEDEFSRMVEEVQPTMLASQSLSRSLAQASAALGTYLLTRENTSRVEYGESLEQVEAAMSDLAEQAAEQNNAELADHVAHLGALVERFSGYRDRMIALAEDNKTNLAGVGYAARNLNPVSQEMLQITSEMISSEFEEDVTPRRRKLLNEIHELRYAWANVMNGVRAYIAFRSNSSLEEIELYTGLADQKLNKLSSYEGELTFEQEDGVARFTDLKKKFSGLFEGLKKIAAEGGWRTDVSLIRNEVSPLLAEINNELDGVVEGQRQLAMTASDDVLSDLQGSTSFIGILLAVSLFIGIAVMMLAGRQVVSPILRLRDILEDMAKGEGDLTQRAKLASKDELGQTSGYFNQMMGGLQEMVLEIAAVSEQVLGSAQQSSERIGTVHKNVTDAAERIRGTAAATEEMSATSADIARNAETAASEAEKAREQASEGNGAMREMAGKAGVMENEVKRLQESVATIEEKGRAMESMVGVINEIAEQTNLLALNAAIEAARAGEAGRGFAVVADEVRQLASKTQQSTASIHELLDSNRKSSQALVSTMQQVAEAGGSVSNTVSDAERVISRMSESVNLMNDMVVEIAQAAREQSQASQEIAHNVETISATETENADLMSASHEELSELTGTAVRLKAVVDRFKV from the coding sequence GTGAAGTATGAAGTGTTTTCCCGGTTGTCTATCCGCAGCAAGGTATGGGGTGGTTTTGGTCTATTACTGGCCCTGACGGTTGCCGTATCAACGGTATCCTGGCGAAGCCTTTTCCAGATTGAAGATGAATTCAGCCGTATGGTGGAAGAGGTGCAGCCCACTATGCTGGCATCGCAGTCGTTGTCACGCTCGCTGGCGCAGGCTTCGGCTGCGCTTGGCACCTATCTGCTCACCCGGGAAAATACCAGCCGGGTGGAATACGGCGAGTCGCTGGAACAGGTCGAGGCCGCTATGTCTGATCTGGCAGAGCAGGCTGCCGAACAGAACAATGCCGAACTGGCGGATCATGTCGCTCATCTTGGAGCACTCGTGGAACGTTTTTCCGGTTACCGGGATCGCATGATTGCGCTGGCGGAGGACAACAAGACAAATCTGGCTGGTGTGGGTTATGCGGCGAGAAACCTGAATCCTGTCAGCCAGGAAATGTTGCAGATTACCAGCGAAATGATCAGCAGTGAATTTGAAGAGGATGTGACGCCCAGACGGCGGAAATTGCTTAACGAGATTCATGAATTGCGTTATGCCTGGGCCAATGTAATGAATGGTGTGCGTGCTTACATTGCCTTTCGCAGTAACAGTTCACTCGAGGAAATAGAACTTTATACTGGGCTTGCTGACCAGAAACTCAACAAGCTGTCTTCCTATGAAGGCGAGCTGACATTCGAGCAGGAAGACGGAGTGGCACGCTTCACCGATCTCAAGAAGAAATTTTCCGGTTTGTTTGAAGGCTTGAAGAAAATTGCTGCTGAAGGGGGCTGGCGCACCGATGTCAGTCTAATCCGTAACGAGGTTTCACCACTTCTTGCTGAAATTAATAATGAACTTGATGGGGTAGTAGAAGGGCAGCGTCAGCTTGCGATGACCGCCAGTGATGACGTGTTAAGTGACCTTCAGGGCAGTACTTCCTTCATTGGCATTCTGCTGGCCGTATCACTGTTTATTGGCATTGCCGTCATGATGCTGGCTGGACGCCAGGTTGTTTCTCCGATCCTGCGTCTTCGGGATATTCTCGAAGATATGGCAAAAGGCGAGGGCGACCTGACCCAGCGTGCAAAGCTTGCCTCGAAAGATGAGTTGGGACAAACCTCCGGTTATTTCAACCAGATGATGGGTGGTTTGCAGGAGATGGTGCTGGAGATAGCCGCTGTTTCCGAGCAGGTGCTGGGGAGTGCGCAGCAATCCAGCGAGCGCATCGGTACCGTACACAAGAATGTCACCGACGCGGCTGAACGTATACGCGGTACGGCAGCTGCCACTGAAGAAATGTCGGCAACCAGTGCAGATATTGCGCGTAATGCAGAAACGGCAGCCAGTGAAGCCGAGAAAGCGCGCGAGCAGGCCAGTGAAGGGAACGGCGCCATGCGTGAAATGGCGGGCAAGGCCGGGGTGATGGAAAATGAAGTCAAGCGTCTGCAGGAAAGTGTTGCGACGATTGAGGAAAAGGGGCGTGCCATGGAATCCATGGTCGGGGTAATCAACGAGATTGCCGAACAGACCAATTTGCTGGCACTGAACGCGGCCATCGAGGCGGCGCGTGCCGGCGAAGCCGGGCGTGGGTTCGCCGTGGTGGCTGACGAAGTGCGTCAACTGGCATCCAAAACCCAGCAGTCTACGGCCAGTATCCACGAATTGCTCGACAGTAATCGCAAGTCCAGCCAGGCGCTGGTTTCCACCATGCAGCAGGTGGCTGAGGCCGGTGGCTCGGTCTCGAATACGGTTTCAGATGCCGAGCGGGTGATCTCACGCATGTCGGAAAGCGTCAACCTGATGAACGATATGGTGGTGGAAATTGCCCAGGCCGCCCGTGAGCAGTCCCAGGCCAGTCAGGAGATTGCGCACAACGTGGAGACCATATCTGCCACAGAAACCGAGAATGCTGATTTAATGTCAGCCAGTCACGAGGAATTATCCGAGCTGACGGGCACAGCGGTTCGGCTTAAGGCTGTTGTGGACCGCTTCAAGGTTTAA
- the purL gene encoding phosphoribosylformylglycinamidine synthase, protein MLQLAGAPAFSSFRIRKLLERVQQIAAGVTGLEAHYVHFVEPEQDLTPAEWQVLEQLLGGADPSVRQAAHRFWVVPRIGTISPWSSKATDIAHNCGLLNVSRIERGISFDLGLEAGVTLDGDTLESLLAILHDRMTESVLTRAEDAEALFSHAEPAPLSRVDILQGGRDALLAADRSLGLALSGDEIDYLVESFIALGRNPTDVELMMFAQANSEHCRHKIFNASWVIDGKPQDTTLFNMIRATHRASPDGVLSAYHDNSAVIEGNPAKRFFIDADSGAYREHHEAAHIQIKVETHNHPTAIAPFPGAATGSGGEIRDEGATGRGARPKAGLSGFSVSNLRIPDFVQPWETDYGKPARIVSALEIMIDGPLGAAAFNNEFGRPNLCGYFRTFEERVPGPAGEEVRGYHKPIMIAGGYGNIREQHIEKQDIPAGGQIVVIGGPAMLIGLGGGAASSVSSGESAEHLDFASVQRGNPEMERRCQEVIDRCWEMGEDNPILSIHDVGAGGLSNAVPELVNDAGRGGRFELRAIPNDEPGMSPMQIWCNESQERYVLAVSDARIEEFQALCERERCPVEVLGEATLEPQLVLGDGYFDNTPIDLPLSLLLGKPPKMLRDVHHRTFSKPDLELPDDLTEIAYRLLRVPSVGSKQFLITIGDRSVTGQVTRDQMVGPWQVPVADVAVTCADYRSYRGEAMAMGERPPVALVDPPASGRMAVGETITNMAAACIESLSSIRLSANWMAPAGHPGEDAGLFDTVRAVGEALCPRLGLCIPVGKDSLSMKTVWEEDGEPRSVTGPLSLIVTGFAPVSDVCKTLTPQLRIDCGDTDLVLVDLGKGRNRLAGSALAQAYKQVGHHAPDLDDPDALKSFFAAIQDLNQNDLLLAYHDRSDGGLFTTLCEMAFAGHYGVEVQLDELGDDSRAALFSEELGAVLQVRHCDTDAVLETLREAGLGRYSHVIGALRDDDRIVFTRARKPLFDEKRIDLQRAWSETSYQMQVLRDNPECAEQEFSALLDSSDPGMQPRISFDPEDNIAAPMIAVGVAPRVAILREQGVNGQLEMAAAFTAAGFDCRDIHMSDIITGRADLSGFSGLVACGGFSYGDVLGAGQGWARSILFNAGARDAFSAFFDRDDSWGLGVCNGCQMMSGLRDIIPGAAHWPGFERNLSEQFEARYSLVEILDTPSVLLKDMAGSHLPIAVAHGEGRAAFTSREQAQAVLDSGHVALRYVDHYGEATEAYPHNPNGSAFGITGLTTDDGRFTIMMPHPERVFRGVQHSWCPDEWGEDGPWLRMFRNARYQVG, encoded by the coding sequence ATGTTGCAGCTTGCTGGCGCACCTGCCTTTTCATCCTTCCGAATCCGTAAATTGCTCGAACGTGTGCAGCAGATCGCTGCCGGTGTTACGGGGCTGGAAGCTCACTACGTTCATTTCGTGGAGCCGGAGCAGGATCTGACGCCTGCCGAATGGCAGGTGCTTGAACAGCTGCTGGGCGGGGCAGACCCCAGCGTCAGGCAGGCAGCACACCGGTTCTGGGTTGTTCCACGCATTGGCACTATTTCTCCCTGGTCGAGCAAGGCCACCGATATCGCCCATAACTGCGGGCTGTTGAATGTGTCGCGTATTGAGCGAGGGATCAGTTTTGACCTGGGTCTTGAGGCAGGGGTCACCCTGGATGGTGATACGCTGGAATCGCTGTTGGCAATTCTGCACGATCGTATGACCGAGTCGGTGCTGACACGTGCGGAGGATGCCGAGGCGTTATTCAGTCATGCCGAGCCGGCGCCGCTGAGTCGCGTGGATATTCTCCAGGGTGGCCGTGATGCTTTACTGGCAGCAGACAGGTCGCTGGGGCTGGCGTTATCAGGTGATGAAATCGATTACCTGGTAGAAAGCTTTATTGCACTGGGCCGTAATCCCACTGATGTCGAGCTGATGATGTTCGCACAGGCGAACTCCGAGCATTGTCGCCACAAGATATTCAACGCCAGTTGGGTCATTGACGGCAAACCGCAGGACACCACCCTGTTCAACATGATCCGTGCTACGCATCGGGCCAGCCCCGACGGCGTGCTGTCCGCCTACCATGACAACTCAGCTGTTATCGAGGGCAATCCGGCGAAGCGCTTTTTTATCGACGCTGATTCCGGTGCTTATCGTGAGCACCATGAAGCTGCGCACATACAGATCAAAGTAGAAACACATAACCATCCGACTGCCATAGCACCTTTCCCGGGCGCAGCAACCGGTTCCGGCGGTGAGATCCGTGATGAAGGTGCTACCGGGCGCGGTGCCAGGCCCAAGGCTGGGCTGAGCGGCTTTTCCGTGTCCAACCTGCGGATACCGGACTTCGTGCAGCCGTGGGAAACCGATTACGGCAAGCCGGCACGAATTGTTTCTGCGCTGGAAATTATGATCGATGGGCCGCTGGGTGCCGCGGCCTTCAATAACGAATTTGGTCGACCTAACCTGTGCGGCTACTTCCGCACTTTCGAGGAGCGCGTACCGGGGCCGGCAGGCGAGGAAGTGCGTGGCTATCACAAGCCCATCATGATTGCCGGTGGTTACGGCAATATCCGTGAACAGCACATTGAAAAACAGGACATTCCTGCCGGCGGCCAGATTGTAGTGATCGGCGGACCCGCCATGTTGATTGGTCTTGGTGGTGGCGCAGCTTCATCTGTATCCAGCGGTGAGAGCGCCGAGCACCTGGATTTTGCCTCGGTACAGCGGGGCAACCCGGAAATGGAGCGCCGTTGCCAGGAAGTCATTGACCGTTGTTGGGAAATGGGCGAAGACAACCCGATTCTGTCTATTCACGATGTTGGCGCAGGCGGCTTGTCCAATGCAGTACCGGAACTGGTGAATGATGCCGGGCGCGGTGGCCGCTTCGAGTTGCGTGCCATTCCCAACGACGAGCCGGGTATGTCTCCCATGCAAATCTGGTGTAACGAGTCGCAGGAGCGTTATGTGCTGGCAGTATCGGATGCGCGTATCGAGGAATTCCAGGCGCTGTGCGAACGTGAACGCTGCCCCGTTGAAGTGCTGGGCGAGGCGACGCTGGAGCCACAGCTGGTGCTGGGGGACGGATATTTCGACAATACGCCCATTGATCTGCCGCTGTCTCTTTTGCTGGGCAAGCCGCCTAAAATGTTGCGCGATGTTCACCATCGTACTTTCAGCAAACCCGACCTGGAACTGCCGGATGATCTGACAGAAATCGCCTATCGTTTGCTGCGTGTGCCTTCGGTCGGCAGCAAGCAGTTCCTGATTACGATTGGCGACCGTTCTGTGACCGGACAGGTGACACGTGACCAGATGGTCGGACCCTGGCAGGTGCCGGTTGCAGATGTAGCCGTAACTTGTGCCGATTACCGCAGTTATCGTGGTGAAGCCATGGCAATGGGCGAGCGTCCACCGGTGGCACTGGTCGATCCGCCGGCCTCGGGACGTATGGCGGTCGGCGAAACCATTACCAATATGGCCGCCGCGTGTATCGAGTCATTATCCAGCATTCGTCTGTCGGCCAACTGGATGGCACCTGCCGGTCATCCGGGGGAAGATGCCGGCCTGTTTGATACGGTGCGCGCCGTCGGTGAGGCGCTGTGTCCACGACTTGGCCTTTGTATCCCGGTGGGCAAGGATTCCCTGTCGATGAAGACAGTGTGGGAGGAAGATGGCGAGCCACGTTCGGTCACTGGTCCCTTGTCATTGATCGTGACCGGTTTTGCACCGGTCAGCGATGTGTGTAAAACCCTGACGCCGCAGTTGCGTATTGATTGCGGCGATACCGACCTGGTGCTTGTTGATCTGGGCAAAGGGCGTAACCGGCTGGCCGGTTCGGCACTGGCCCAGGCATACAAGCAGGTTGGTCATCATGCGCCTGACCTCGACGACCCGGATGCATTGAAGAGTTTCTTCGCCGCTATCCAGGACCTCAACCAGAATGACCTGCTGCTGGCTTACCACGATCGTTCCGACGGTGGCTTGTTTACCACGCTGTGTGAAATGGCCTTTGCCGGTCATTACGGAGTGGAAGTTCAGCTTGACGAACTCGGTGATGACAGTCGCGCCGCGCTTTTCAGTGAGGAGCTGGGTGCGGTGCTGCAGGTGCGACATTGCGACACTGACGCAGTACTGGAGACCCTGCGCGAAGCCGGTCTGGGGCGATACAGCCATGTCATTGGTGCCTTGCGTGATGATGATCGCATTGTCTTTACCCGGGCACGCAAACCGCTGTTTGATGAAAAACGCATAGACTTGCAGCGCGCATGGTCGGAAACCAGTTACCAGATGCAGGTTCTGCGGGACAACCCGGAATGTGCAGAACAGGAGTTCTCTGCACTGCTCGACAGTAGTGATCCCGGTATGCAGCCACGTATCAGTTTTGACCCGGAAGATAACATTGCCGCCCCCATGATCGCGGTGGGTGTGGCGCCCAGGGTGGCTATCCTGCGTGAGCAGGGTGTGAACGGGCAGCTGGAAATGGCCGCTGCATTTACAGCGGCCGGCTTTGACTGCCGTGATATACACATGAGCGACATTATTACCGGGCGAGCAGATCTGTCCGGTTTTAGCGGCCTGGTAGCTTGCGGTGGTTTTTCCTACGGCGACGTACTGGGCGCAGGACAGGGCTGGGCAAGATCGATCCTGTTCAATGCCGGTGCCCGTGATGCCTTCAGTGCGTTTTTCGATCGTGACGACAGTTGGGGGCTGGGTGTGTGTAACGGTTGCCAGATGATGTCCGGCTTACGGGATATCATTCCAGGTGCTGCGCACTGGCCAGGTTTCGAGCGTAACCTGTCCGAACAGTTCGAGGCGCGTTATTCACTTGTTGAAATACTCGATACGCCATCAGTTTTGCTCAAGGACATGGCCGGCTCCCATCTGCCGATTGCCGTAGCACACGGTGAAGGTCGGGCCGCATTTACTTCACGTGAGCAGGCGCAGGCGGTTCTGGACAGCGGACACGTCGCATTGCGATACGTAGATCACTATGGCGAGGCTACCGAAGCTTACCCACACAATCCCAACGGTTCGGCATTCGGTATTACCGGTCTGACAACCGATGACGGGCGCTTCACCATCATGATGCCGCACCCGGAGCGGGTATTCCGCGGCGTACAGCATTCCTGGTGTCCTGACGAGTGGGGTGAGGATGGCCCCTGGTTGCGGATGTTCCGTAATGCGCGTTACCAGGTTGGTTAG
- a CDS encoding sulfite oxidase heme-binding subunit YedZ — MQKRILKPLVFLLCLLPVVVLVWQLLTDRLGANPIDEVADATGEWTLRFLLITLMATPIKRLFGWGWMVRVRRMLGIFAFFYATLHLVTYLWLDQFFDWGEIWLDILDRPFITIGMLAFVLLLPLVVTSNNMMMRRLGRNWKRLHRLAYVIPLLGVVHFWWLVKADVLEPLVYGGVLALLLLLRVRRKALTGRVAGENCAS, encoded by the coding sequence ATGCAAAAACGCATACTAAAGCCGCTGGTTTTTCTGTTATGCCTGCTGCCGGTTGTGGTTCTTGTTTGGCAGTTATTGACAGACCGGCTGGGCGCGAACCCGATTGATGAAGTGGCTGATGCAACCGGCGAGTGGACATTGCGGTTCCTGTTGATAACGCTGATGGCTACCCCGATCAAACGCCTGTTTGGCTGGGGCTGGATGGTCAGGGTGCGGCGTATGCTCGGGATTTTTGCGTTTTTCTATGCAACGCTGCACCTTGTTACCTACCTGTGGCTCGACCAGTTTTTCGACTGGGGCGAGATCTGGCTGGACATCCTGGACCGGCCATTTATTACCATTGGTATGCTGGCGTTCGTTTTATTGTTGCCGCTGGTGGTTACATCAAACAATATGATGATGCGCCGGCTTGGACGAAACTGGAAGCGGCTGCATCGCCTCGCATATGTTATCCCCTTGCTGGGCGTCGTGCATTTCTGGTGGCTGGTCAAGGCCGATGTGCTGGAGCCGTTGGTGTACGGTGGAGTGCTCGCGCTGCTGTTGCTCTTGAGGGTAAGGCGTAAAGCCTTGACCGGCCGGGTGGCCGGTGAGAACTGCGCGTCCTGA
- the msrP gene encoding protein-methionine-sulfoxide reductase catalytic subunit MsrP, whose translation MLIRKPADLDESDVTPYEIYQQRRKFMQSGLAVAGAALTGSLWLPSASAAITIGEVKDGPFSTDENKTDRKDVLTYNNFYEFGVSKSDPFKTAHRMKTDPWSVEVVGECEKPGTFSLEDILAPHALEERIYRLRCVEGWSMVIPWIGFPLADLVKRFAPTSKARFVEFETLYDKKQMPGQRRRVLDWPYREGLRMDEAMNPLTLMAVGLYGETLPNQNGAPLRLVVPWKYGFKSIKSIVKIRFRETQPTSSWMKAGPREYGFYSNVNPNVPHPRWSQKRERRIGELRKRKTLMFNGYEEQVAAMYSGMDLKKYF comes from the coding sequence GTGTTGATCAGAAAACCAGCCGATCTTGACGAGTCAGATGTTACTCCATACGAAATATATCAGCAGCGACGCAAGTTCATGCAATCCGGGCTTGCCGTTGCCGGGGCAGCACTGACAGGTTCGTTATGGCTGCCGTCTGCGTCGGCAGCCATAACTATCGGTGAGGTGAAGGATGGCCCGTTCAGCACCGATGAGAACAAAACCGACCGCAAGGACGTTTTGACCTATAACAATTTCTACGAGTTCGGTGTTTCCAAGTCTGACCCTTTCAAAACCGCACACCGGATGAAAACCGATCCCTGGTCGGTAGAAGTTGTTGGTGAATGTGAAAAACCGGGCACATTTTCGCTGGAAGATATTCTGGCCCCGCATGCGCTGGAAGAACGTATATACCGGCTTCGCTGCGTGGAGGGCTGGTCGATGGTAATCCCGTGGATTGGATTCCCCCTGGCCGATCTGGTCAAGCGCTTCGCGCCAACCTCCAAAGCCAGGTTTGTGGAATTTGAAACCCTGTACGACAAGAAACAGATGCCGGGTCAGCGGCGGCGTGTACTGGACTGGCCGTATCGCGAAGGGCTGCGTATGGATGAAGCCATGAACCCGCTCACTCTTATGGCGGTAGGGTTATACGGCGAAACACTGCCTAACCAGAATGGTGCCCCCCTGCGCCTGGTGGTGCCCTGGAAATACGGATTTAAAAGTATCAAGTCAATTGTGAAAATCCGCTTTCGGGAAACACAACCGACCAGTTCGTGGATGAAGGCCGGTCCGCGTGAGTATGGCTTCTATTCCAATGTAAACCCGAATGTTCCACACCCGCGCTGGAGCCAGAAGCGTGAACGGCGTATCGGAGAACTCAGAAAGCGCAAGACGCTTATGTTCAATGGCTACGAAGAGCAGGTTGCTGCCATGTATTCAGGTATGGACCTGAAAAAGTATTTCTAG